The stretch of DNA TGCGGGGTCGGCGTTGCCGCTGACCCTGCGCCCGACCACCTCGCCGATGCCGTTCAGGGCGTGCGTGATGGTGCGGGCGCCGATACGCACTGCGCCCTTGTCCGGGCTCCACAGGAAGCCGCTGAGGTTCGGGCTCAGCGTGTCGAGCATGCCGGCGATCTCGCCGCGGTTGTTGTTGACCGAGGCGAATGCGAAGCGCTTGCCGAAAGGACCGAGATCCATCGTCCGGCCAGCCGCATCCCATGCCAGCACGTTCGGCACCCCGCCCGCCCTGTCTCCGGAGCCGACGGTGACGTTGTCGTCGTTGATGTGGCTGGCATAGGTCGGGCCGATGCCGGCCGGCGCGGGCAACTGGATCAGGCGGTTCGCCGCGCTCCAGCGCACGGCGCGGTCGCTGCCGTCCTCGGCCGAGAGGACGGATCGCCCGACGATCTCGGAGCGCTTGTTGATGCCCGTGACAAAAGTCGCGCCGTCGCTGCTCGGGCTCGGCAAGGGAAGCAGGCCGCGCGACGCGGACCAGCGGAACGGCCGGAACGGCGTGCCTTCAGGCTTTCCAGGCTCGACAATGCTTGCCGAGAAGGCGACTTCGCCCCGGTCGTTCAAATCGCCAAGAAAGGCGGTGTGGTTGCCCGGCGGTGAGATGTCGGTCACGCGCGTACCGTCGAAATAGCCGACGTGCAGCAGGCCATCGGGTCCGAAGTATTCGAAGGCGGCCTGGCCGCGCGCATTGATGCCGGCGACAAAACCAAAGGTCCCGCCCGCCAGATTGACGATGCCATAGACGTCCTTGCCCGGGCTCCCGGCCCTGTGCTCTTCCTGCCCTCCTGGCGCAGCAAGGACATTGCCGGCCGCCACTGCGCTCGCCAGCACCGCCATGCCTGCTACTATCAAGAAATGTCGCATGTCTGTCTCCGGTAGTGTTCTCATGCGCCCGCATGAGCAGGACGAATGTAGAACGCCCACCGGGCAGGCAGGACGAACTACCGCAAACGCGTTCGACGGCGCGCCGCGCAGCGACGCTCAGCCCGACAGCCGGGCCAGGGTGGCATCGTCCGGCTCGCCATCGAAGTACCTGTCGATGCAGGCCTGGAACACCGCCTCGTCCGGCGCGACGTCGGCGAACAGGGTCATCGACGAGCGGAACTTGAGGTCGTCGGGGTGGCCGAACAGCGCTTCGGCGGACAGGTCGTCACGGGCGGCCACGATGCCCGCGCACTCGCGCAGGCGTGCGCCCAGCACCGGATGGGCCAGGTAGGCAGCCGCTTCATCGCTGGAGGCGATCGCGTAGCTCTGCGCCATCTCGCTGCGGCCGAGCCCGGCAAGCTGGGGGAAGATGAACCACATCCAGTGGCTGTGCTTGTGGCCGGTGCGCAGTTCGGCGAGCACCGTGGCGTACACCGGGTCCTGGGCCTGGACGAAGCGTTCCAGGTCGAATTCATTGTTCATCGTACTCACCTCCGACGCCGACCATGCTATGACTTTGAGATTGTTTGCTAAAGTGCGTTCCCTAGGACGCGCCAATGGACACCCATCATCTCTCTCTACTGCTCGTGCGTGACATGCCGTACGGGAAATATAAAGGCAGCAAGATTGCCGACTTGCCGGGCCACTACCTGGGCTGGTTCGCGCGCGAAGGCTTTCCGCGTGGCGAACTGGGCCAGTTGCTGGCCCTGATGTACGAGCTCGACCATAATAATCTGCGCAGCCTGCTCGACCCGCTTCGTAGCCGCTAAGCAACATCGAATGGCACCTCTCCAGTGCTTGTCAGCTATACTTAGAACCTATCCCAGCAGGGAATGAGTCGTTGCTGGCGCGCCTGACAAGCGGGTGCTGCGTTGCTCGTCGTTGCATGGCCAGAGCCATGCGGCCTCCTCGCGCCTTGCCCGCGCTTGCCATGCATCGCCAGCAACTTCCTCCTCCCTACTGGGATAGGTTCTTAGCGGCGGCACCGCCTTACCGGAATTCGATGGAAAACGAACAAGCTTCCCCTCCCCTCGTGCTGGTCGTCGAGGACGACGAGCACATCGCCCAGGTCCTGCGCTTCATGCTCGAGCGCCAGGCTTACCGCGTCGTCCACCTGGCCGACGGCCGCGCGGCGAGCGAACATATCCGCAACGCGCCAGAGCAGCCCGACCTGGTGCTGCTCGACGTCATGCTGCCCTACGTCGACGGCTTCGAGCTGGTGCGGCTGGCGCGCGAACGCAGCGACTGGGCCGGCGTGCCGATCCTGATGCTTACCGCCAAGAATACCGAACGCGACACCGTGCGCGCGCTCGACGCCGGCGCCAACGATTTCGTCATCAAGCCCTTCCAGCCGAACGAACTGCTGGCACGGGTCCGGCGTTTCCTGAAGACGGGGCCATGACGCCGAGCGCCCTGCCCGCAGGCACCGGCAGTTTCGTCACCGTCGCGGTCTGGACCGGGACGGTCGCTCTCATCCTGACCCTGCTGCTGGCCCTGCAGATCGTGCTGCTGCGCATGAACCTGCGGCGGCGCGAGCGCCGCGCGGCCCGCGCCGTGGCGCGCTGGCGTCCGCTGCTGAACCAGGCCATCGTGGGCGAGGAACCGGCGCTGCCGTCCTTGCGTCCGAGCGAACGCCTGCCCTTCCTGCACCTGTGGGCGCACCTGCAGGGTTCGCTGCGCGGCGAAGCCAACGAAGCGCTCAACGGCGTGGCGCGCCGGCTCGGCGTGGACGCGCTGGCGCGCGACATGCTGGCGCGCGGCGCGCGCGACGAACGCCTGCTGGCCACCCTGGTGCTGGGCCACCTGCGCGACCGCGCCGCCTGGCCCCAGCTGCTGCCGCTGGCCAGCGCCGCCGACAGCGTACTGTCGCTGAGCGCGCTGTGGGCGCTGGTGCGGGTCGATCCGGACGCCGCGGCCGAGTACCTGACGCCGCTGTTCATCGAGCGCGAGGACTGGGCGCTGTCGCACGTGGCCGGCATCCTGCAGCAGGCCAGCGGCCCGGTGGCACAAGTGCTGGCGCGCATCCTGCCAGGCTTGCCCGAAGAGCGGCTGCCGCGCGCCTTGCGGATCGCCGAATCCCTGCGGGTCATGCTGCCGGCCGGGGTGCTGGCCGGCGCCCTGCACAGCCCATCCAGTGCGGTGGTGATCGCCGCGCTGCGCGGGGTGCGTGAGCCCGCCGCCCTGAACGAGGTGCGCACGCTGCTCGGCCACGAAGACTGGCAGGTGCGGGTGCAGGCCGCGCGGGCCCTGGGCCGGGTCGGCGACCGCGGCGACGCCGCCCGCCTGACCAGCCTGCTGGGCGACCCGCAATGGTGGGTGCGCTACCGCGCGGCCCAGGCGCTGCGCGAACTGCCGCGGCTGGCGCAGGCCGATCTGGAGGCGGTCCGCGCCTCGCTCACCGACCGCTTCGCGCTCGACATGCTGGACCAGGTGCTGGCCGAGGAGCAGGCATGACCGATTTCATTACCTGGTTCGTGTTCTGCTATTTCATCGCGCTCAACGGCGGCTACCTGCTGCTCAACGCGATCGCGCTGCGCGCCCTGCGCGTCAAGGGCCAGGAACTGTTCATCGCCGACCTGCCACGCGCCTATTCGGGCCTGGAGCCGCCGGTGAGCATCCTGGTGCCGGCGTATAACGAGGAAGCCACCATCGCCGCCTCGGTACGCTCGATGCTGCAGCTGAGTTACGCGGAATTCGAGATCATCATCGTCAACAACGGCTCCAAGGACGGCACGCTGGACGTGCTGGAGCGCGAGTTCGCCCTGCTGCCCTTCCCCGAGGCCTACCGCCGCCAGATCCCGACCGCCGAGGTGCGCGGCATCTACCGCTCGACGCGCTACCCGAACGTGCGCGTGATCGACAAGCTCAACGGCGGCAAGGCGGATTCCCTGAATGCCGCGATCAACGTCTCGCGCTATCCGCTGGTGTGCGGGGTCGACGCCGATTCGATCCTGCAGCGCGACAGCCTGGCCAAGGTCACCGAGCCCTTCCTGCGCGACCCGACCGTGGTGGCGGCCGGCGGCACGGTGCGGGTGGCCAACGGCTGCACGGTCAGCGGGGGCTTCCTCACCAGCGTCGGGCTGCCGAAAAACATCTGGGCCCTGTTCCAGGTGGTGGAATACCTGCGCGCCTTCCTCTTCGGGCGGCTGGGCTGGTCGTCGATGAACGGCATGCTGATCATCTCCGGCGCCTTCGGCGTGTTCCGCAAGGACGCCGTGGTGCTGGCCGGCGGCTACCGCCGCGATACTATCGGCGAGGACATGGAACTGGTGGTGCGCATGCACCGCCTGCTGCGCGAGCAGCGCCAGCCCTACCGCATCGAATTCGTGCCCGACCCGGTGTGCTGGACCGAGGCGCCCGAGGACTACCGCACCCTGAAGAACCAGCGCATCCGCTGGCAGCGCGGGCTGGCCGAAAGCCTGAACGCCAACTGGGGCCTGCCGTTCTCGCGCAACGGCGGCGCGCCGGGCTGGGTGGCCTTCCCGTTCATGGTGCTGTTCGAGTGGCTGGGGCCGCTGGTGGAGATCGGCGGCTATGTATTCATGATCTGGGCCTACTTCAGCGGCATGATTTCCTGGGAAGCCTTCGGCGCCTTCCTGTTCGTCGCCATCGGCCTGGGCATCCTGCTGTCGGCCTCCGGCCTGCTGCTGGAAGA from Massilia varians encodes:
- a CDS encoding PKD domain-containing protein codes for the protein MRHFLIVAGMAVLASAVAAGNVLAAPGGQEEHRAGSPGKDVYGIVNLAGGTFGFVAGINARGQAAFEYFGPDGLLHVGYFDGTRVTDISPPGNHTAFLGDLNDRGEVAFSASIVEPGKPEGTPFRPFRWSASRGLLPLPSPSSDGATFVTGINKRSEIVGRSVLSAEDGSDRAVRWSAANRLIQLPAPAGIGPTYASHINDDNVTVGSGDRAGGVPNVLAWDAAGRTMDLGPFGKRFAFASVNNNRGEIAGMLDTLSPNLSGFLWSPDKGAVRIGARTITHALNGIGEVVGRRVSGNADPAPRAFLFSRARGLVDLHPRGFQASEANAANERGVVVGLAQRAAGDNIAYRWTRGGAVDLNTRLLDPPTGLVLNAALAVANNGDIVASSNAGVVLLRANGGGTDAPVLGPIRHAAPRLNQPLEITLSFRDRNLGDTHSATVDWGDGSGPQAAGLREYRGKGEVRASHTYTSNGDYSIVVRVRDSTGKLTQLFEQITILDLGTPGIQGQGARAYPVGTAVRRQQQARALAATLRHGPAQALR
- a CDS encoding DUF1810 domain-containing protein — protein: MNNEFDLERFVQAQDPVYATVLAELRTGHKHSHWMWFIFPQLAGLGRSEMAQSYAIASSDEAAAYLAHPVLGARLRECAGIVAARDDLSAEALFGHPDDLKFRSSMTLFADVAPDEAVFQACIDRYFDGEPDDATLARLSG
- a CDS encoding DUF3820 family protein, which produces MDTHHLSLLLVRDMPYGKYKGSKIADLPGHYLGWFAREGFPRGELGQLLALMYELDHNNLRSLLDPLRSR
- a CDS encoding response regulator transcription factor; its protein translation is MENEQASPPLVLVVEDDEHIAQVLRFMLERQAYRVVHLADGRAASEHIRNAPEQPDLVLLDVMLPYVDGFELVRLARERSDWAGVPILMLTAKNTERDTVRALDAGANDFVIKPFQPNELLARVRRFLKTGP
- a CDS encoding HEAT repeat domain-containing protein; amino-acid sequence: MTPSALPAGTGSFVTVAVWTGTVALILTLLLALQIVLLRMNLRRRERRAARAVARWRPLLNQAIVGEEPALPSLRPSERLPFLHLWAHLQGSLRGEANEALNGVARRLGVDALARDMLARGARDERLLATLVLGHLRDRAAWPQLLPLASAADSVLSLSALWALVRVDPDAAAEYLTPLFIEREDWALSHVAGILQQASGPVAQVLARILPGLPEERLPRALRIAESLRVMLPAGVLAGALHSPSSAVVIAALRGVREPAALNEVRTLLGHEDWQVRVQAARALGRVGDRGDAARLTSLLGDPQWWVRYRAAQALRELPRLAQADLEAVRASLTDRFALDMLDQVLAEEQA
- a CDS encoding glycosyltransferase family 2 protein, producing MTDFITWFVFCYFIALNGGYLLLNAIALRALRVKGQELFIADLPRAYSGLEPPVSILVPAYNEEATIAASVRSMLQLSYAEFEIIIVNNGSKDGTLDVLEREFALLPFPEAYRRQIPTAEVRGIYRSTRYPNVRVIDKLNGGKADSLNAAINVSRYPLVCGVDADSILQRDSLAKVTEPFLRDPTVVAAGGTVRVANGCTVSGGFLTSVGLPKNIWALFQVVEYLRAFLFGRLGWSSMNGMLIISGAFGVFRKDAVVLAGGYRRDTIGEDMELVVRMHRLLREQRQPYRIEFVPDPVCWTEAPEDYRTLKNQRIRWQRGLAESLNANWGLPFSRNGGAPGWVAFPFMVLFEWLGPLVEIGGYVFMIWAYFSGMISWEAFGAFLFVAIGLGILLSASGLLLEEMSFHIYPRGRQLLMLGLVVILENFGYRQLNSLWRLTGLWRWAMQKESTWGTMKRKGSWQQDGQTPAGK